The Aedes albopictus strain Foshan chromosome 2, AalbF5, whole genome shotgun sequence region tctgacaccaaatcgcacttttatttgagattccgcacttcctcgtcgcatttttgactgcgcaatgcgcaatatccAACACAACAATTTGCTAAATCGGCATCAGCAAACTATATTCTGATAAGgcggttacaaatatttatttcactttttgtcccaccactctttgacgggtcgaggggggggggggggcataaaaataataaagcatttaatttgaaaaatatttaaaactcatcggatttgttaaagaattttcaccaaagtccgatattttgataaataattttttatctgccccctcaaaatgcaaaatccagccaaaaaaatTTGAAGGGGGGGGGCTAAGAGCCTAAGAGATCAGCAGGAGAGATTGCTGACCAAATTAGTAAAATTCGAAGCCCTGGATATTCATGATATGTACTTTGTTTCAAACCTTCGATCGATTTTCCCTTAtaaatgttgaacttttttattgTATTTGCTTAGAGTTGCTCTATAgagtaccgtattaccccgctaatacgacaccgactgttgtcgaataaccggggtaaacttttaattcgacaaactggtcatggtcaccctacaccattatgctcattgaaatttggcaactctatttgtgtttgttttgatttccggatttgttatgaaacataatttcaacagatattgcggtggtgcgaaagAAAAGCTAGTTCTTTCTATGATTGtttccatcctcagttcattccggttggtctccaggtggtttggatgtcgaatagcaccaactcagaactccCGGAATtatcggctgcaagaggagctgctgcgggtgcgagtataagcacaatatcaaactgttttgcatttacagtgtacatcgctgtgacatttgaacactttttaattcgacatttgtcgaataagcggggtacgaatcaaaaagtgtcgtattaaaacgtgtcgaaccagcggggtaaagTCTCgggtaaagtgccccacacaatgcatacgtttgcgtgtgcgtgacagtagtttgacagatttcccatggaaaaactgtcaaaaaaacgcaaacctcgacggaacggacgctatgtgttccaggcttaagacGGTATGCATACTATTTGGCACACtgtacatttttttcaataacatttACCAACTAAAATGAAAAGGATTGGGAGGGTTCGACGGTTCGACTGAATGGGATAGTTATGCcgttatgctacggaaacggccaagcagtctcgaggaaatcaaacgatactatttgattttacccaacgttttttggtcttcttcacgGGTTAATCGCTCTTGTTAACTATTTTGTACATCATGGTGGTGAATTAGAGATTCGTCGTAGCTAGTTTCTAATTTCTCGTCACAAATTCTTCCACTTGTTTTAGGCACTGTTTAGTTTTCTGTTTTCAACTGTGAAATTGAAAATGGTGGGTTTTGTCTctgatttcctcgagactgcttagtCGTTTCCGAAGCATAAATGAAAAAAGGTTTTGTGATAAGAAGTCATTCGAGAAGTAATtgatacatttttatttatttttgttcaaCTGGTTTAACGTCGAGCGCAGTGAGTCCTTTATACAATAAGTGGCATTTCGCTTGGTCAAGTTTTATACATAATGTTCTGTTCAACTCAGAATCACCGCAGCAGGGTTCTAACGTGTGTAATTATCGTCCGTAGAACTCCCAGAACGCTCAGAAAGATGACCAAAATTGTCATAACCCGCAACGTAACTTGCATTTCTGGGGTTGAGTTGTTCCTGAAGATTTTCTTATCGTAGCCAATAATAAGAGACGCCATGCCAATGACAAAACACGCTAACCCAATGAAATGGTGACTCAGTTTAATGTACATGGGCTTGATGCGTTTCCCCAGTTCCACCGCGTAGAGTGACCCAAGTCCATTGCACATGCTGATCACCAGTAAAATCAACGCCACCAGACCGAGAATGGAGTGCGGACTGCTGAAGTGCTTTTTGTTTTTGGTCTCGCGATAATATATCTCGAGTGCTATGCCGATGATAATGCTGCCTGCTCCGACGACCTGCATGACCCAATGCGTTGTCTTCCGCTGTGGTTGCGTCAGTGCCACGGCCCACGAACAACTCGAGTAGAAAGCCAAAATGGATTCCGCCATCAGGACGTGGAACTGTGGAATAAGTTTGGAATTAATAAGTATGTAATTTCTATCAAAAATATTGTGGAATTTCATCTGTGGGAAAAGTTGATGAGGTTTTAGAGAATAATCGAAGATGAATCACACTTCCACAGAAAATCTTGGAATAGGGTAAAAAAAATTCGATGAAAAATATACTTGGAGCCATCAagatctttcattttttttttcaaaataatgttttattttcaattttcaatgttACATTCTCGGAAAATTTGCATGCTGGGTTTTTTTGGGACCGGAGAAGGTTCTGAGATTGATGTAAGACCCCTCCCATCTTTAGA contains the following coding sequences:
- the LOC109409360 gene encoding transmembrane reductase CYB561D2, translating into MKTLEVESKESPAKGTSTMRSFVDTIQLLLNTLNHVLIGFVFVYTVWVCYKNGFQLIFTWHVKLCVFGFHVLMAESILAFYSSCSWAVALTQPQRKTTHWVMQVVGAGSIIIGIALEIYYRETKNKKHFSSPHSILGLVALILLVISMCNGLGSLYAVELGKRIKPMYIKLSHHFIGLACFVIGMASLIIGYDKKIFRNNSTPEMQVTLRVMTILVIFLSVLGVLRTIITHVRTLLR